The Oceanibaculum nanhaiense genome includes a region encoding these proteins:
- a CDS encoding SDR family NAD(P)-dependent oxidoreductase translates to MADREVAIIVGVGGGLSAALARLCAAEGMAVALAARNTDKLAGLVRETGAMAVACDASQPGDVERLFATVADTLGAPSLVVFNASRRVRGPIQDLDSGEVRESLLTTGYAGFLVGQAAARAMLPAGASSGSGSIFFTGASASVKGYPQSAPFAMGKFALRGLAQSMARELAPKNIHVAHFVIDGGIRQGGDDPRGPQRGVDGLLEPDAIARSYLDMHRQHRSAWSWEIELRPWIESF, encoded by the coding sequence ATGGCGGATCGGGAAGTCGCGATAATCGTCGGTGTCGGCGGCGGGTTGAGTGCCGCCTTGGCGCGGCTGTGTGCTGCTGAAGGCATGGCAGTGGCGCTGGCCGCGCGCAACACCGACAAGCTGGCCGGGCTGGTGCGCGAGACTGGCGCCATGGCCGTGGCCTGCGATGCCAGCCAGCCGGGCGATGTCGAGCGGCTGTTCGCCACCGTGGCGGATACGCTGGGCGCGCCCTCGCTGGTGGTGTTCAACGCCAGCCGCCGGGTGCGCGGCCCGATTCAGGATCTCGACTCCGGCGAAGTCCGGGAGTCGCTGCTGACAACCGGCTATGCGGGTTTCCTGGTGGGGCAGGCGGCGGCGCGCGCCATGCTGCCAGCGGGGGCATCTTCGGGCAGTGGCAGCATCTTCTTTACCGGTGCCTCGGCCAGCGTGAAGGGCTATCCGCAATCGGCGCCCTTCGCGATGGGCAAGTTCGCGCTGCGCGGGCTGGCACAGAGCATGGCGCGGGAACTGGCGCCGAAGAACATCCATGTCGCGCATTTCGTCATCGATGGCGGCATCCGCCAGGGCGGGGACGATCCGCGCGGCCCGCAGCGCGGCGTGGACGGGCTGCTGGAACCGGATGCCATTGCGCGCAGCTACCTCGACATGCACCGCCAGCATCGCAGCGCCTGGAGCTGGGAGATCGAACTACGGCCCTGGATCGAGAGTTTCTGA